Part of the Solanum pennellii chromosome 10, SPENNV200 genome is shown below.
ccaaatataaaatgacataaCTTGTGCAGGGTATATATTATACAGTACTAAGTGTCATCTGAAATTAGCATAAAGCTTTCTCGAGCTTTGCATATTGTAGAAGGATTATTCTCATCATTTCTTTCTAGATAAGTTTTACTAAACAGTTTTGATTTCACAAGTTTTTAATTACTACATGTTTTTTTGTATTGTAATTTTTAATTCTATCGATTTAAGGTGATTATTCTGACAAAATCAATAGAGGAAAGTTATTTTTTAGGAACTAAAATTGAACACAATAGCTTTCAACAATAGAAATAACTACAAAAACAAAGAGACAGTAATTTCATTATGTTGATAAATGCAGTACCTgtaaaaaatgacttttaactAACCTGCTATCATAGGAGAAAATATCTTCAGTTTCCATCAAAGAACAGGAACATAAGACATCCACATAGCAACAACAGAAGCTTGCAAAATTTGGCATTCAGTGGCAGCAGCAAAAAAGTGCAAAAACTGACTTCTTCGACAACCACAGCAAAAGTATTTCAACTGAAATTTGAAGCAATAAGAAATAATCTGTCTAGAACTGAATtgaattcaaagaaaaaaaaatacaaagataAGTAAATCATATTTCTATCAgtcaattacaaaaaaaaagttttaaacaaagtacaaaataatttatataccttttaattttttttcatgggAGGATTAGATTTATTTGCAATGCTTGGATATTCTTTTTCCCTTGAATTAACATGTTCAATTGTGCGCTTTTTTCCTTCTGTAACATTGACTGTTGTAGATGCCATTGGTTCATGAACGACATCTTCTTTCTCCAGGTAAGACAAAATGGataatttttgtgttgcatccaatttttttgtgaatagCTTTTTCATTTGAATGTTGAATATCTTTCCATTCAGTTGATCTTCCACATTTTGCAGCGATAATGTTCCTTGctggtaaaaaaatatttcattaataataacaaattaaacaataataagATATGCATTGATCATGAATTctcaaatcaaaagaaaagtggatgaagaaagaaaagggaattacccaaaaaaattaatattaaatttattttaaaggaaaataaatatttctacgTTTATGTATTTACATCTGAACTCAAATTCGATACTGAAGGTCTTTCGACTAATTAGAGTTAACATGTAATTATAGTTTTAAAAACGGTCACGCCTATTGTGGTAGGTGTATAACAGTTTGCACAAAGTTCTCAGCCAACAGAAAAAACTTGTAAGATGGATAAAAGCCTAAAAATATGTATacaatgataatattttaataaagaaagtTGACTGTaaattcaacaacaaaaacTGTAACTTGGATGCTGCAGAAAAGTAACATGACTTAAGATATgaaattttgtatgaaaaaaGTTCTTTATTTCAAATTCTGTCATGCAAGAGTTCTAAGCTTACACAGCTACAGTATTCTTTTCAAGTTAAGGAACTCATATGTTCACATAATCATATGTACATTATTTTGAAACTCTTACAAGTTAGTATATTAttcaagatatattttttttcttttatagttcaGAATCGATACTTGAACCTTATGTTCAACAgaagaaataagagaaaatgaaaatataaattcagTACAAGTTCTTTGTTATAATTTGGTGagaaaaaagtaatatatacCTTGACGAagcaaatttcataaatttcttcGGAAGTGAGGTGCAACATTTTCTCTGCAATTTCATCTGAAACAATAGCTGTGGCAAAACCGCTGTTGTCCTTAACAGTAACTTCAAATTGACACCTGTTTTGATAattgatgaaaaaatttaaaattaatcgtcagttaagaaatttatttgtctgaatatagaatataaataatcttaattagttattagtaattttaattttgtagaaGAGCAAATATATATACCTAGGAATAAGATGTGTGGATCGGTGACAACTTGTGCAGTAGATTTCCCTTCGCACATTATATCTTGTGAATAATTGCTTACAATTTGAGCATGCTAACACACTAAAGAGTTGTTCTTTACTTGCAAGACACAATTCAGCctcaatattaaatatttgtcccttcaaattcaatatacaaaatattattcactgttttaaataaaaaatttccaaataatcaaataatatacTTGTTGTTCTTACCGGAGGTTGTGCTTGGATGTTAGCCACAGATATAATGTCATCCTCAAATGGGATTAACATAGTAGAGCCTAATGGAGTTGTACTTTTCGTCTTATAAGCAAGTAGCTTTGCTTCAATTGTTTTGATcctatatacaagtaaaattatgaaaatttattaatgTTCACTCATTAAAAACAGTTGtatcattttgaaaattcaaaaaagaattGCAAACAAGTATACGGTACAtacatttatcaaaaataaataaggatTATACtatctttattatattatatatgtctAGTAGAaagattatgaaaaaaaaagaaataaaagtatAATCTTAAAACTTTTTTATCGTAGGAATAAAGATGTATTTTATATGTCAAAATACTCGGAAAGTTCGAtgcattaaataaaaatatatattaccaCGTCCTTAACTCAGCAGCCTGTGGATATGGAGGATTGATTTCAATTGTTGTATTGAATTTGCTCGTCAAACCAACGAATCTATTCGATGTTCCTAAGTGCAtttgtatatgtgattttagtttcatcatgtcatatatttttggaaaaaaggaAATACAATTATTTGCACTTTTACCCGGGGATGATTTCGCAATTCTCCTAGCAAGAATGATCGGGTAATCATGAAGTTGGTTGAAAAGTTTAACTCCCTCATGATCAATAAAATCCTCCCAAAGTGTCATTTTTGTTGGTTTTTTCCTGCATATGTTTCGCAGGATGttattaaacaataaaatcgttaaaacaatattatattataaattataaaaatcaaatattagaTTATTATTAACAAATAGCAGCATATTTTgtgatataaaaattaaaaatagagatgcacaaataaagaaacaatccgattgaacaatgaaattgatgaacttTTTAATCTATGAAAGTACTACAGATATTCAAAGTGATGGCCAATATATCCTGATAGTTAATGTAATGTGAACTTTTTGCGATAAAATTAACCAAATTAAGATAAGTTTACTTTAGAGAAATATAAAGTTATTGAAAATTGAGATTAACAGATACTTAATCTCACTGATTGGGGCTTCGGAAGAGAACATGAATCAGGAATCTCAGTAAACGTGAATGTCATTAGCTGTTGATCAAAATTCAAtcttaatttttatgaaataagagTAAATCATACTACAAAGGGAAAGAAGTCAAACAGAGCAATGGGTATATTCCTCTTTAACAGACTATATCCACAATATTGGAGAGTGaattatctaaaataaaaagggCAGAAACAAATACTAAAGAAAATCAATGCttataaaaattgaatctttactTCACAATGACTCAAACAAACATGGTATTCAATGACATTCTTCATTAACAAAAGAGAGGGGAAGACGCacaaataagtaataaataaaaacaaaaaagaagaaaaaagacaaTCTTAGTTAAAAACAAAGAACACTTCTAAAACTACAGGTAAAATCTTAAAAATCAGGATTATCCATTTGGAGAAGACGATTACAAAAACAAAGTTACTGAAATTTGAAAGATAACtttattaaatacaaatatatcaactacgaaaaacaaaaaggaaaaagagaactctattaaccaaaaaaaaacatttctttGAAAACAAGTAATAAGATACAAAGATAAATTACAAGAGtgatattctatatatatacttaCAGCTTGTCCATGACAATGAATTCTTGAAGTCGCTTTCCAGTTGTTGTCTTTGTTGAAGGACTGCCATTAATGACAATGGCAAGTACATCTTGcattaaacaaaaatagaaaaacaataATTAGATCATGAGAACTATTCtattataataacaattagATTTTATGTgaataatagtaaaaaagaaataaataaatttataaataccAAATTCAAATTCTTTGGATTGATACTCAAAAGTGTCAAATTTGGCAATAGTCAGTCGTGTTGGTGGTGGTAATGGATCCTCTGGAGGTTTCACCTCTTCAATTGGTTCAACAATGGTGTTTTTGTCGAGTGTCCAAACGAATTTGTTAAGCGGATTTTCGTATCCAAGAGGTGGGACTTTCACATATGCAACAGATACCAAGTAAGTCTTGAAAGGAGcaaattctttttcaaaatatgttaTATCAGTACTGAAAATGGTGGCCTGAACTTGATTCTCCTGTAAAAGAATTTATTAAAAGTTTGATTAGTTGTGTAGAATTTAAAgttatcttattattattttatattattacagtaaaaatatgatataatggATTATTCAGTTAACTCGATTAAAGTCAagctttaaaatcaataatatattctattaaaaataaatacctCTTCATCTTGCAGAATTAGGACTTGATATTTTGTGGTTTTATCTTTGTTGTCCCTTGGTCGACTTTTATCAACAACTTGGACTTTACATGTCCAATTTT
Proteins encoded:
- the LOC107002396 gene encoding replication protein A 70 kDa DNA-binding subunit B-like isoform X3; translation: MQIYCNMAERYTINMITPDTKNWTCKVQVVDKSRPRDNKDKTTKYQVLILQDEEENQVQATIFSTDITYFEKEFAPFKTYLVSVAYVKVPPLGYENPLNKFVWTLDKNTIVEPIEEVKPPEDPLPPPTRLTIAKFDTFEYQSKEFEFDVLAIVINGSPSTKTTTGKRLQEFIVMDKLKKPTKMTLWEDFIDHEGVKLFNQLHDYPIILARRIAKSSPGTSNRFVGLTSKFNTTIEINPPYPQAAELRTWIKTIEAKLLAYKTKSTTPLGSTMLIPFEDDIISVANIQAQPPGQIFNIEAELCLASKEQLFSVLACSNCKQLFTRYNVRREIYCTSCHRSTHLIPRCQFEVTVKDNSGFATAIVSDEIAEKMLHLTSEEIYEICFVKQGTLSLQNVEDQLNGKIFNIQMKKLFTKKLDATQKLSILSYLEKEDVVHEPMASTTVNVTEGKKRTIEHVNSREKEYPSIANKSNPPMKKN
- the LOC107002396 gene encoding uncharacterized protein LOC107002396 isoform X2 produces the protein MQIYCNMAERYTINMITPDTKNWTCKVQVVDKSRPRDNKDKTTKYQVLILQDEEENQVQATIFSTDITYFEKEFAPFKTYLVSVAYVKVPPLGYENPLNKFVWTLDKNTIVEPIEEVKPPEDPLPPPTRLTIAKFDTFEYQSKEFEFDVLAIVINGSPSTKTTTGKRLQEFIVMDKLKKPTKMTLWEDFIDHEGVKLFNQLHDYPIILARRIAKSSPGKSANNCISFFPKIYDMMKLKSHIQMHLGTSNRFVGLTSKFNTTIEINPPYPQAAELRTWIKTIEAKLLAYKTKSTTPLGSTMLIPFEDDIISVANIQAQPPGQIFNIEAELCLASKEQLFSVLACSNCKQLFTRYNVRREIYCTSCHRSTHLIPRCQFEVTVKDNSGFATAIVSDEIAEKMLHLTSEEIYEICFVKQGTLSLQNVEDQLNGKIFNIQMKKLFTKKLDATQKLSILSYLEKEDVVHEPMASTTVNVTEGKKRTIEHVNSREKEYPSIANKSNPPMKKN